A genomic segment from Bradyrhizobium sp. CB1015 encodes:
- a CDS encoding aminoacyl-tRNA deacylase: MTIAPTLHRYLAAENIAYAEIPHALTMSSARTAQACHVSGDHLAKAVVLRHDGGYMLAVVPASHHLNLPDLKERLGEDLAMANESEINRLFSDCSPGAVPAVGRCYGLDLIVDDSIQALPEVYIEAGDHETLLQLTHAQFARLTANAPHGRFSMHD; the protein is encoded by the coding sequence ATGACCATTGCCCCCACATTGCACCGGTATCTCGCTGCCGAGAACATCGCGTATGCCGAGATTCCGCACGCTCTCACCATGTCATCCGCGCGCACGGCGCAGGCTTGTCACGTCTCGGGCGATCACCTCGCCAAGGCCGTCGTGCTGCGGCATGATGGCGGCTATATGCTCGCGGTCGTGCCGGCATCGCACCATCTCAACCTGCCGGACCTGAAGGAGAGGCTCGGCGAGGATCTCGCCATGGCCAACGAAAGCGAGATCAACCGGCTGTTCTCGGACTGCTCGCCCGGAGCCGTTCCGGCGGTCGGCCGGTGCTACGGTCTCGATCTCATTGTCGACGACAGCATCCAGGCCCTGCCTGAGGTCTACATCGAAGCTGGCGATCACGAGACCCTGCTTCAGCTCACCCATGCGCAGTTCGCGCGCCTGACGGCCAATGCACCGCATGGCCGCTTCAGCATGCACGACTGA
- a CDS encoding DUF1326 domain-containing protein produces MAASDWRLEGEWMKNCSCAFGCPCDFNARPTQGYCKGLVAMRIAKGHFEGTRLDGLCFAITVDFPGPLHEGNGTIQPIIDERATAEQRQALFDIFSGKHSAEGTLFQIVSMIVTKIHDPVFAPFEFSFDKDGRVARLVARGVLETDVEPIKNPVTGAPHRIQVVMPEGFEHRAAEVASANIRSTGAIRFETRGTHSSLANVVQTPKGVAA; encoded by the coding sequence ATGGCTGCATCGGACTGGCGTCTCGAAGGCGAATGGATGAAGAACTGCAGCTGCGCGTTTGGCTGCCCCTGCGATTTCAACGCACGGCCGACCCAAGGCTATTGCAAGGGATTGGTCGCCATGCGGATCGCCAAGGGACATTTCGAAGGGACCAGGCTCGATGGTCTCTGCTTTGCGATCACGGTCGATTTCCCTGGCCCGCTGCATGAGGGCAACGGGACGATCCAGCCCATCATCGACGAACGTGCCACGGCGGAGCAGCGTCAGGCGTTGTTCGATATCTTCTCCGGCAAGCATTCGGCCGAAGGCACGCTTTTCCAGATCGTCAGCATGATCGTCACCAAGATCCACGATCCGGTGTTTGCGCCGTTCGAGTTCTCCTTCGACAAGGACGGACGCGTCGCAAGACTCGTCGCCAGGGGCGTGCTCGAGACCGATGTCGAGCCGATCAAGAATCCGGTGACCGGTGCTCCGCACCGCATCCAGGTGGTCATGCCCGAGGGGTTCGAACATCGGGCGGCCGAGGTCGCATCCGCCAACATCCGCTCGACCGGCGCGATCCGGTTCGAGACCCGCGGTACGCACAGCTCGCTCGCCAATGTCGTGCAGACGCCCAAGGGCGTTGCGGCATGA
- a CDS encoding DUF2182 domain-containing protein, with protein MQGRSILERLLHRDRLIVAIGTAAVVVLAWAYLAAGAGMDTEMMADMPDMAPMPWTPFYGALLFVMWWVMMVAMMAPSAVPTVLLYATVKRKQEAASRAAIDSWIFLAGYLVTWAGFSLAAVLAQAAFERFGLLSMAMASTSAFLGGGVLIAAGIYQFTPLKQACLRYCESPLLFLSRHWRPGPRGAFRMGLRHGSYCVGCCWFLMVLLFVGGVMNLAWIIGIALYVAGEKLLPFGQRLSYAAGALLILSGTIVVARAM; from the coding sequence ATGCAGGGGCGCTCGATACTGGAACGCTTGCTCCACCGCGACCGGCTGATCGTCGCGATCGGGACCGCCGCAGTGGTGGTGCTCGCCTGGGCCTATCTCGCTGCGGGCGCCGGCATGGATACCGAGATGATGGCCGACATGCCGGACATGGCGCCGATGCCGTGGACGCCATTCTATGGCGCGCTGCTGTTCGTGATGTGGTGGGTGATGATGGTCGCGATGATGGCACCGAGCGCGGTGCCCACCGTTCTCTTGTATGCGACCGTCAAGCGCAAGCAGGAGGCTGCCTCCCGCGCCGCAATCGATAGCTGGATCTTTCTCGCCGGCTATCTCGTGACCTGGGCCGGGTTCAGTCTCGCTGCGGTCCTGGCGCAAGCAGCGTTCGAACGCTTCGGGTTGCTGTCGATGGCGATGGCAAGCACCAGCGCGTTTCTGGGCGGCGGCGTTCTGATTGCAGCCGGGATTTATCAGTTCACGCCGCTCAAGCAGGCCTGCCTGCGCTACTGCGAGAGCCCGTTGTTGTTTCTCAGCCGACACTGGCGGCCCGGCCCGCGCGGCGCATTCCGGATGGGACTTCGCCACGGCAGCTACTGCGTCGGCTGCTGCTGGTTTCTGATGGTATTGCTGTTCGTCGGCGGCGTGATGAACCTGGCCTGGATCATCGGCATCGCGCTCTATGTCGCCGGCGAGAAACTGCTGCCGTTCGGCCAACGACTGAGTTATGCGGCAGGCGCGCTCCTCATCCTGTCCGGCACGATCGTTGTTGCGCGCGCGATGTGA
- a CDS encoding EAL domain-containing protein, whose amino-acid sequence MFFLPLVWIGYFAITASERMDAIQQARSHGNSVAELFEENTERIFERVDQSLLVVRALYAEDPLTFRLKFWSDKARIATGDVVQFALIGSDGYMIETTAGYSGPPLYLGDREHFIHTMSQVDDRLYVAKPVLGRASKKWTIQLARKLFDVAGNPVGVVVGSISVDVVGRFYDTAKLGVGGTLMLRNANHVVLAARGVDLGSVLGQSAPSRVEGELGDGFYAQYWNENRPNRSDRLITARRSRAFPLIFTVGISEQEIYSRSAFRQKVYLGGALLLTFIILAATTFHWRRQQALDRAHRERRDFASKFEDALRNLPQGLSMFDGRDRLIAFNRQWLELYDLVPEDIRIGMDFREVFAKQTAVLDVEAYLVDLKNRLAQAEQISNTVQFPDGRVVYISYGRREDGGWVATHEDITERKASADRIERLAHYDSLTGLANRNLFKERIDEALARSRRLEPAFAVLLLDLDKFKSVNDALGHQCGDALLKQVADRIKAQIRDADTAARIGGDEFAVIVAPGRAAMRDGAASLAARLVQAIAEPYHIDGHPVVIGCSIGLALVPEHGTRVDEILRNADLALYRSKNAGRSCFHVYSAELKAEADQRNVLEIELREAIWREEIELFYQPVIELGTGRVKSVEALARWHHGTKGYIPPAEFIAVAEAGGLIVELGNQVLARACRDAMSMPADVKVAVNLSALQFASANLVDTVTFALAQSGLPQTRLELEITESVFLADTEENLRTLQRLKSLGVSIALDDFGVGYSSLSYLTAFPFDKVKIDKSFIDRIDRCETVAVLKSIVQLAKTLKLSIVAEGVESSEQVKRLQSLGIPLGQGFHFSKPVPLANLSWQALTARRKRRAA is encoded by the coding sequence TTGTTCTTTTTGCCCCTGGTCTGGATCGGCTATTTCGCAATCACCGCGTCTGAGCGGATGGATGCGATCCAGCAAGCGCGGTCGCACGGCAACAGCGTCGCCGAATTGTTCGAGGAGAACACCGAGCGCATCTTCGAGCGGGTGGATCAGTCGTTGCTGGTGGTGCGGGCACTCTACGCCGAGGATCCGCTGACGTTCCGCCTGAAGTTCTGGTCCGACAAGGCCCGCATCGCCACCGGCGACGTGGTCCAGTTCGCCCTGATCGGATCGGACGGATACATGATCGAGACGACGGCGGGCTATTCCGGTCCGCCGCTCTATCTCGGTGATCGCGAGCACTTCATTCATACCATGTCGCAGGTCGACGATCGCCTTTACGTGGCGAAGCCGGTGTTGGGCCGCGCGTCCAAAAAGTGGACGATACAGCTCGCGAGAAAGCTGTTCGACGTCGCCGGGAATCCGGTCGGCGTGGTTGTCGGCTCGATCAGCGTCGACGTCGTCGGCAGGTTCTACGACACCGCAAAGCTCGGCGTCGGAGGAACGCTGATGCTGAGGAATGCGAACCACGTCGTGCTCGCCGCCCGGGGCGTGGACCTGGGCTCCGTGCTGGGACAAAGCGCGCCGAGCCGCGTCGAAGGCGAACTGGGCGACGGCTTCTATGCGCAATATTGGAACGAGAACCGACCGAACCGCAGCGACCGGCTGATCACGGCGCGCAGGTCGCGCGCGTTTCCGCTCATCTTCACCGTCGGCATTTCCGAGCAGGAGATTTATTCCCGCTCCGCCTTCAGGCAGAAGGTCTATCTCGGCGGCGCGCTGCTGCTTACGTTCATCATCCTCGCCGCGACGACATTCCATTGGCGACGGCAGCAGGCGCTGGATCGCGCCCACCGCGAGCGGCGCGATTTCGCCAGCAAGTTCGAGGATGCGCTCAGGAACCTTCCCCAGGGCTTGAGCATGTTCGACGGCCGGGACCGCCTGATCGCGTTCAACCGGCAATGGCTCGAACTCTATGACCTCGTGCCGGAAGACATTCGGATCGGCATGGACTTCCGGGAGGTGTTCGCGAAGCAGACCGCCGTGCTCGACGTCGAGGCGTACCTCGTCGACTTGAAGAACCGGCTCGCTCAGGCGGAGCAGATCTCGAACACCGTGCAGTTTCCGGATGGACGGGTCGTCTACATCTCCTACGGCCGGCGCGAGGACGGCGGCTGGGTTGCCACGCATGAGGACATCACCGAGCGCAAGGCGTCGGCGGACCGCATCGAGCGGCTCGCGCATTACGACAGCCTGACCGGCCTTGCCAATCGCAACCTGTTCAAGGAGCGTATCGACGAGGCGCTGGCCCGCTCGCGCCGGCTGGAGCCCGCGTTCGCCGTACTCCTGCTCGATCTCGACAAGTTCAAGTCGGTCAATGATGCGCTCGGCCACCAATGCGGCGACGCGTTGCTGAAGCAGGTCGCCGACCGGATCAAGGCGCAGATTCGCGATGCCGATACGGCGGCGCGAATCGGCGGCGACGAGTTTGCCGTGATCGTGGCACCCGGCCGGGCGGCGATGCGCGACGGCGCTGCAAGCCTGGCCGCGCGGCTGGTCCAGGCCATTGCCGAGCCCTATCACATCGACGGCCATCCCGTCGTGATCGGCTGCAGCATTGGCCTTGCGCTCGTGCCCGAGCACGGCACGCGGGTCGACGAGATCCTTCGCAACGCCGATCTTGCGCTCTACAGGTCGAAGAATGCCGGCCGCAGCTGCTTCCACGTCTATTCAGCGGAGCTCAAGGCGGAAGCGGATCAGCGCAACGTGCTCGAGATCGAGCTGCGCGAAGCGATCTGGCGGGAGGAGATAGAGCTGTTCTATCAGCCTGTGATCGAGCTTGGCACCGGCCGGGTAAAATCGGTCGAGGCCCTAGCGCGGTGGCATCACGGCACCAAGGGCTACATCCCTCCGGCGGAGTTCATTGCGGTTGCGGAGGCGGGGGGATTGATCGTCGAGCTCGGCAATCAGGTGCTCGCCAGAGCCTGCCGCGATGCGATGAGCATGCCGGCCGACGTCAAGGTCGCTGTCAATCTCTCCGCCCTGCAATTTGCCAGCGCCAATCTCGTCGACACCGTGACGTTTGCGTTGGCGCAGAGCGGGCTTCCGCAAACCCGGCTCGAGCTCGAGATCACCGAGAGCGTGTTTCTCGCCGACACCGAGGAGAACCTCAGGACCCTGCAGCGCCTCAAGTCGCTCGGCGTCTCCATTGCCCTCGACGATTTCGGCGTCGGATACTCGTCTTTGTCCTATTTGACGGCCTTTCCTTTCGACAAGGTCAAGATCGACAAATCCTTCATCGACCGGATCGATCGCTGCGAGACCGTCGCCGTGCTGAAATCCATCGTGCAGCTCGCAAAGACGCTCAAGCTGTCGATCGTCGCCGAGGGTGTCGAGTCCTCCGAACAAGTCAAACGGCTCCAATCACTCGGCATCCCGCTCGGCCAGGGATTTCATTTCAGCAAGCCCGTGCCGCTTGCAAACCTCTCCTGGCAAGCCCTCACGGCGCGCCGGAAACGGCGTGCGGCATGA
- a CDS encoding glycoside hydrolase family 31 protein yields the protein MKALTHGRFRGLDGNAAHFDLATGPAAAPLASLRIAVLESDIGRVTMRRPEGYRLDRGWAIAPNRAEPPYEGRPRDDISGFANPAATLSEAGGIVTLTAAGLSAQVRLDPFAIAWFRDGEDQPFLRDRPTQAYFLSRKTGALLHATERHEDERHYGLGDKAGPLDRTGRRFAIDAVDPCGFDAELSDPLYKMLPFFIADGARGAHGMFYDNLALGSVDLGCTIDNYHGLFRFYRAEDGDLDYYVLAGPRVPDVTRRFSWLTGGQAFAPRWTLGFAMTTMTIADAPDADARITAFIEDCRRHRIRCDSFHFGSGYTSIGSRRYVFNWNRDKFPDPAATMARLKAAGMHPVTNIKPCLLDDHPRLEEARARGILVEDGETGEPAVAQFWDGLGFHVDFTDPEGRQWWANGIRDALLAFGVTAVWNDNNEYEIWDEDAVCDGDGRPFPQALARPAQALLMHKLAYETQAAHAPDKRPYTITRAGGAGIARYGQTWSGDNETAWKTLRYNLTQGLNMSLSGLYNIGHDVGGFHGDSPGPELFCRFVEFCALWPRMVMNSWKASGIVNTPWMHPDVLPEIRSAMDLRHSLIPYLYTQMWRAALEDVPPVRPLLWDFGSDPIAATVEDAFMLGPDLLVAPVLDQGATTREVYLPAHPGGWYDWHDGASFEGGCTITVAAPLGRLPVFARAGAIVPIADENGLTAIAFGAPERGGSGLLYVDDGETANWRKTGTTIEFRLRRDDLGFVLDVSGGELPIRVRGVGVPNLRLAGTSD from the coding sequence ATGAAAGCCCTGACCCACGGCCGCTTCCGTGGCCTCGACGGCAACGCCGCGCACTTTGACCTCGCCACTGGACCGGCGGCAGCCCCGCTCGCCAGCTTGCGCATCGCGGTTCTCGAGAGCGACATCGGCCGCGTCACCATGCGCCGGCCGGAGGGCTATCGCCTCGATCGCGGCTGGGCGATCGCCCCGAACCGGGCCGAGCCGCCGTACGAGGGCCGGCCGCGCGACGACATCTCCGGCTTTGCCAATCCGGCCGCGACATTGTCGGAGGCCGGTGGCATCGTTACGCTCACCGCCGCGGGTCTCAGCGCGCAAGTGCGGCTCGATCCGTTCGCTATAGCCTGGTTCCGCGACGGCGAGGACCAGCCATTCCTGCGCGATCGCCCGACCCAGGCTTATTTCCTGTCGCGCAAGACCGGTGCGTTGCTGCACGCGACCGAACGGCACGAAGACGAACGTCATTACGGCCTCGGAGACAAAGCCGGTCCGCTCGATCGTACCGGCCGGCGCTTTGCGATCGACGCTGTGGATCCCTGCGGCTTTGACGCCGAACTGTCCGATCCGCTCTACAAGATGCTGCCGTTCTTCATCGCCGACGGAGCCCGCGGCGCGCACGGCATGTTCTACGACAATCTCGCGCTCGGCTCGGTTGACCTCGGTTGCACCATCGACAACTACCACGGCCTGTTCCGCTTCTATCGTGCCGAGGATGGCGACCTCGACTATTACGTGCTCGCCGGCCCGAGGGTGCCCGATGTCACACGCCGGTTTTCCTGGCTGACCGGCGGACAGGCTTTCGCACCGCGATGGACGCTCGGCTTCGCGATGACGACCATGACCATCGCCGACGCGCCGGACGCGGACGCGCGCATCACCGCCTTCATCGAGGACTGCAGGCGCCACCGCATTCGTTGCGACAGCTTTCACTTCGGCTCGGGCTACACCTCGATCGGCAGCCGTCGATACGTTTTCAATTGGAACCGCGACAAATTCCCCGATCCCGCGGCGACGATGGCGCGTCTCAAGGCCGCCGGCATGCACCCGGTCACCAACATCAAGCCTTGCCTGCTCGACGATCACCCCCGGCTCGAAGAAGCCAGGGCGCGCGGCATCCTGGTTGAGGACGGCGAGACCGGCGAGCCGGCTGTCGCGCAATTCTGGGACGGCCTCGGCTTCCATGTCGACTTTACCGATCCGGAAGGCCGGCAATGGTGGGCGAACGGCATCCGCGACGCGCTACTCGCCTTCGGCGTGACGGCAGTTTGGAACGACAACAACGAATACGAGATCTGGGACGAGGATGCGGTCTGCGACGGCGACGGCCGGCCCTTTCCACAGGCGCTGGCCAGACCCGCGCAGGCGCTCTTGATGCACAAGCTCGCTTACGAGACCCAGGCCGCGCACGCACCGGACAAGCGGCCCTATACGATCACGCGCGCCGGCGGCGCCGGCATCGCGCGCTACGGCCAGACCTGGAGCGGCGACAACGAAACCGCCTGGAAGACGCTGCGCTATAACCTGACCCAGGGCCTGAATATGAGCCTGTCGGGGCTCTATAATATCGGGCACGACGTCGGCGGCTTCCATGGCGATTCGCCGGGCCCTGAACTGTTTTGCCGCTTTGTCGAGTTCTGCGCGCTGTGGCCGCGCATGGTGATGAATTCCTGGAAGGCGAGCGGCATCGTCAACACCCCGTGGATGCATCCCGACGTGCTCCCGGAAATTCGATCCGCCATGGACCTTCGCCACAGCCTCATCCCCTATCTCTATACGCAGATGTGGCGTGCGGCGCTGGAGGACGTGCCGCCGGTCCGGCCGCTGTTGTGGGATTTCGGCTCCGATCCGATTGCGGCGACCGTCGAGGACGCGTTCATGCTTGGCCCCGATCTCCTCGTCGCTCCGGTACTCGATCAGGGCGCGACGACGCGCGAGGTCTATCTGCCCGCCCATCCCGGCGGTTGGTACGACTGGCATGACGGAGCTTCGTTCGAGGGCGGCTGCACCATCACCGTCGCAGCGCCTCTCGGTCGGCTCCCCGTCTTTGCCCGCGCCGGCGCGATCGTTCCGATCGCGGACGAAAACGGGCTGACCGCGATTGCGTTCGGGGCGCCCGAACGCGGTGGCTCAGGCCTCCTCTATGTCGACGATGGCGAGACGGCGAATTGGCGCAAGACAGGCACGACAATCGAATTCCGCTTGCGCCGCGATGATCTCGGCTTCGTTCTCGATGTCAGCGGAGGAGAGTTACCCATCCGCGTCCGCGGCGTCGGCGTGCCGAATCTGCGCCTTGCCGGCACGTCCGACTGA
- a CDS encoding ABC transporter ATP-binding protein, whose product MAELKLTGARKSFGSIDVLHGIDLAVRDGEFVVFVGPSGCGKSTLLRLIAGLENVSSGEIHIDGERVTHLPASERGLAMVFQSYALYPHMSVRKNMGFALENMGLKPAEIEARVARAAAMLRLTDYLDRKPKALSGGQRQRVAIGRAIVRDPKIFLFDEPLSNLDAELRVATRKELASLHAGIGGTMIYVTHDQVEAMTLADRIVVLNAGRIEQVGTPLELYNRPANAFVAGFIGSPRMNFLPALVISDDGTLRLTIGEVDVALSRPASGLAAGASVTLGIRPEHIDIVPGPGMLAAKIDLLEQLGGETFVYATAPGLPQITLRQDGQSHFHRGDAVAIRFAPDHLHIFDATGAALARP is encoded by the coding sequence ATGGCTGAGCTGAAACTCACGGGCGCGCGCAAGTCCTTCGGCAGCATCGACGTGCTGCACGGCATCGATCTCGCGGTCAGGGATGGCGAATTCGTCGTCTTCGTCGGCCCTTCGGGCTGCGGAAAGTCGACGCTGCTGCGCCTCATCGCCGGCCTCGAAAACGTCAGCAGCGGCGAGATCCATATCGACGGCGAACGCGTCACCCATTTGCCCGCCTCCGAGCGGGGGCTCGCCATGGTGTTCCAGTCCTATGCGCTCTATCCGCATATGAGCGTCCGCAAGAACATGGGCTTTGCGCTCGAGAACATGGGGCTGAAGCCGGCGGAGATCGAGGCTCGGGTCGCCCGCGCCGCGGCGATGCTGCGCCTCACGGACTACCTCGACCGCAAGCCAAAGGCGCTCTCCGGCGGCCAGCGCCAGCGCGTCGCCATCGGTCGGGCCATCGTGCGCGATCCGAAGATCTTTCTGTTCGACGAGCCGCTGTCGAACCTCGACGCAGAACTCCGCGTCGCGACGCGCAAGGAGCTCGCTAGTCTCCATGCCGGTATCGGCGGCACGATGATCTATGTAACCCACGACCAGGTCGAAGCCATGACGCTTGCGGATCGGATCGTGGTGCTCAACGCCGGTCGGATCGAGCAGGTCGGCACGCCACTCGAACTCTACAATCGTCCCGCGAATGCCTTCGTCGCCGGCTTCATCGGCTCTCCCCGCATGAACTTCCTGCCCGCATTGGTGATCTCGGACGACGGCACGCTCCGTCTCACTATTGGCGAAGTTGACGTCGCGTTGTCCCGCCCGGCTTCCGGCCTCGCCGCCGGAGCGAGCGTGACGCTCGGCATCCGCCCCGAACATATCGACATCGTGCCGGGCCCGGGCATGCTCGCGGCAAAGATCGATCTCCTCGAACAGCTCGGCGGCGAGACCTTCGTCTATGCCACTGCTCCCGGGCTGCCGCAGATCACACTGCGCCAGGATGGCCAGTCGCACTTCCACCGCGGCGATGCGGTTGCGATCCGCTTCGCCCCCGATCACCTGCACATCTTCGACGCGACCGGCGCGGCTCTCGCCCGGCCCTGA
- a CDS encoding carbohydrate ABC transporter permease — translation MRLTSLLGQRRNGPGRPLHWTDIAAYAYLALGVVLMFGPVLWLVLSSFKTQSALLEFPPSLLPFAQVEVTVPSQPQKLPLFRTTLPDGSVRELAQVRRIGLVAQMVDPADPAKQFRVAIDKREPVRRVAFATENYSEPLQRFAFLRFLFNSVFVTVVATVITLLINSMAAYALAVYAFPGKQTATLAVIGTLMIPMTIILVPVYLVVTELGLANSLWAVILPGAATPTGVFLLRQYMLTLPKDLIEAARMDKASEWQIYWRIVMPLTLPALAVLAIFSMMWRWNEFLWPLAVLTKTEVYTLQIALNAFQGELQTQWHYLLAMTVVTLAPVALVFVFLQRFITTGIGSTGMK, via the coding sequence ATGCGCCTTACCAGCTTGCTTGGTCAGCGACGCAACGGGCCCGGGCGGCCGCTGCACTGGACCGACATTGCCGCCTACGCCTACCTCGCGCTCGGCGTCGTCCTGATGTTCGGCCCGGTCCTGTGGCTGGTGCTGTCATCGTTCAAGACGCAGAGCGCGCTTCTGGAATTTCCGCCGTCGCTGCTGCCATTCGCGCAGGTCGAGGTAACGGTGCCCAGTCAGCCACAGAAGCTGCCGCTGTTCCGCACGACGCTTCCCGACGGCTCGGTGCGCGAACTGGCGCAGGTTCGACGCATCGGCCTTGTCGCCCAGATGGTCGATCCGGCCGATCCCGCGAAGCAGTTTCGCGTCGCGATCGACAAGCGCGAACCGGTGCGCCGCGTCGCATTCGCGACCGAGAACTACAGCGAGCCGCTGCAGCGCTTCGCCTTCCTGCGATTCCTCTTCAATTCGGTCTTCGTGACGGTGGTTGCCACGGTGATCACCCTGCTCATCAACTCCATGGCCGCCTATGCGCTTGCCGTCTATGCGTTCCCCGGCAAGCAGACCGCCACTCTGGCGGTTATCGGGACCCTCATGATCCCGATGACCATCATCCTCGTGCCGGTCTACCTGGTGGTGACCGAGCTTGGTCTCGCCAACTCGCTTTGGGCGGTGATTCTGCCGGGGGCCGCGACACCGACAGGCGTGTTCCTGCTTCGACAATACATGCTGACCTTGCCGAAGGATCTGATCGAGGCCGCGCGCATGGACAAGGCGTCCGAGTGGCAGATCTATTGGCGTATCGTGATGCCGTTGACACTGCCGGCGCTGGCGGTTCTGGCGATTTTCTCGATGATGTGGCGTTGGAACGAGTTCCTGTGGCCGCTCGCTGTGCTGACCAAGACCGAGGTCTACACACTGCAGATCGCGCTCAATGCGTTTCAGGGCGAGCTCCAGACCCAGTGGCACTACCTGCTTGCGATGACGGTCGTGACGCTCGCACCTGTCGCTCTCGTCTTCGTGTTCCTCCAGCGTTTCATCACCACGGGCATCGGCTCGACCGGAATGAAATGA
- a CDS encoding carbohydrate ABC transporter permease — MALPVELGMRLLDPPMRWVQRMIGARRMAYVFLLPNFVFFGLFVFLPIGINIVFSVTGGTALFPSQRPYVGGDQFAYLFDCGSYLDPATCREDHFWRAVANTSKFVVLQVTAMVLLSLVTALVLNMKIRGRGFFRAVYFFPVLLSPVVVALIWKWILQRDGLLNAAITTLGGQKIIFFVDPSWAMFWAVFVSVWAHMGFYTLILLAGLQAIPADLYEAAEMDATPRWRVLTHITLPLLWPNMIVVIVLALIKGAQTFDEVFVLTGGGPGTATLMVVQYIYETGFSSQVQNFGLAAAASVVLGVVLFVLTLLQFAAARRKEI; from the coding sequence ATGGCTTTGCCGGTCGAGCTCGGGATGCGTCTGCTCGACCCGCCGATGCGCTGGGTGCAGCGCATGATCGGCGCGCGGCGCATGGCCTACGTCTTTCTGCTGCCCAACTTCGTATTCTTCGGTCTGTTCGTGTTCCTGCCGATCGGCATCAACATCGTGTTCTCGGTGACCGGCGGCACGGCTCTGTTTCCCTCGCAGCGCCCCTATGTCGGCGGCGACCAGTTCGCCTATCTGTTCGACTGCGGCTCCTATCTGGATCCCGCGACCTGCCGCGAAGATCATTTCTGGCGCGCCGTTGCCAACACCTCGAAGTTCGTCGTGCTTCAGGTGACGGCGATGGTGCTGCTTTCGCTTGTCACCGCGCTGGTCCTCAACATGAAGATCCGTGGCCGCGGCTTCTTCCGGGCGGTTTATTTCTTCCCCGTCCTGCTGTCGCCCGTGGTCGTCGCGCTGATCTGGAAATGGATCCTGCAGCGCGACGGACTTCTCAACGCCGCCATCACGACGCTGGGCGGTCAGAAGATCATCTTCTTCGTCGATCCGAGCTGGGCGATGTTCTGGGCAGTGTTCGTATCCGTGTGGGCGCACATGGGCTTCTATACCCTGATCCTGCTCGCCGGCCTTCAGGCGATCCCGGCTGATCTCTACGAGGCGGCGGAAATGGACGCGACGCCGCGCTGGCGCGTGCTGACGCACATCACGCTGCCGCTGTTGTGGCCAAACATGATCGTCGTGATCGTGCTCGCGCTCATCAAGGGCGCACAGACCTTCGACGAGGTGTTCGTGCTGACCGGCGGCGGTCCCGGCACGGCGACGCTGATGGTCGTCCAGTACATCTACGAGACCGGATTTTCTAGTCAGGTGCAGAATTTCGGCCTCGCCGCCGCTGCATCGGTCGTGCTCGGCGTCGTGCTTTTCGTCCTGACGCTCCTGCAATTCGCCGCCGCGCGGCGCAAAGAGATTTGA